In Gammaproteobacteria bacterium, a single window of DNA contains:
- the rpoB gene encoding DNA-directed RNA polymerase subunit beta: MAYSFTEKKRIRKDFGKRPSILPVPYLLAMQINSYIEFLQASTAPEKRVDQGLHVALKSVFPISSYSGYAKLEYVSYRLGQPVFDVKECQQRGTTYAAPLRVRVRLVIYDKEAAQSASVVKDIKEQEVYMGEIPLMSENGTFIINGTERVIVSQLHRSPGVFFEHDKGKTHSSGKLLFSARVIPYRGSWLDFEFDPKDIIYVRIDRRRKLPATVLLRALEYTNEQIIEMFFDTNTFKLDKEKIRLELVPSRLRGETMSFDICDSKGKVIVEEGRRVTARHIRDIEKAGLKALDLPQDYLVGKVIAHTVIDKATGEVLANANDEITAEMLDMIRKAGVKEIKTLYVNDLDRGPYVSDTLRVDSTKSALEAQIEIYRMMRPGEPPNKDAAQTLFTNLFFSPERYDLSPVGRMKFNARVGRGETTGEGILSKNDIIDVLKVLIGIKNGSGTVDDIDHLGNRRVRCVGEMIENQFRIGLVRVERAVKERLSVAETENLTPQELINAKPVAAAVKEFFGSSQLSQFMDQNNPLSEITHKRRVSALGPGGLTRERAGFEVRDVHPTHYGRVCPIETPEGPNIGLINSLAVYARVNAYGFLETPYRKVENGRVTDRIDYMSAIEEGRYVIAQANATLDEKGRLVDELVSSRHDNEFALSTPDRVEYIDVSPRQIVSVAASLIPFLEHDDANRALMGSNMQRQAVPTLKAEKPLVGTGIERAVAIDSGVVVVAKRGGRVDSVDAARIVVRVNDNETAAGEQGVDIYNLTKYMRSNQNTCINQRPLVNIGDVIACGDVLADGPSTDNGELALGQNVLVAFMPWHGYNFEDSILISERLVEEERFTTIHIEELTCVARDTKLGSEEITADIPNVGESALAKLDESGIVYIGAEVKTGDVLVGKVTPKGETQLTPEERLLRAIFGEKASDVKDTSLRVPSGMVGTVIDVHVFTRDGVEKDARAKEIENAELANFKKDLRDQLRIMEDDLYQRVEEMLTGKTAQGGPKGLKSGTKITKAYLAEVAHEKWFEIRLGNEAANEQLERMSAQLKQQRKDSDAKFDEKRAKLAAGDELAPGVLKMVKVYLAVKRRIQPGDKMAGRHGNKGVVSMIVPVEDMPYAADGTPIDIVLNPLGVPSRMNVGQVLEVHLGWAAKGLGLKIGRMLAAQDDIKDVRKLLDRIYNTSGKKEDLKSLNDAEIITLAQNLCAGVPTATPVFDGATEAEIKQMLALADLPESGQTTLYDGRSGEAFARQITVGYMYMLKLNHLVDDKMHARSTGPYSLVTQQPLGGKAQFGGQRFGEMEVWALEAYGAAYTLQEMLTVKSDDVAGRTKMYKNIVDGDHRMEPSMPESFNVLTKEIRSLGIDIELEQK; the protein is encoded by the coding sequence ATGGCCTATTCATTCACCGAAAAGAAACGCATCCGTAAGGATTTCGGGAAACGTCCCAGTATCCTGCCAGTGCCTTATCTGCTGGCGATGCAGATCAATTCATATATCGAGTTTCTGCAGGCGTCCACAGCACCTGAAAAACGTGTCGATCAGGGCCTGCATGTCGCGTTGAAATCGGTGTTTCCGATCAGCAGTTATTCCGGATATGCAAAACTTGAGTATGTGAGTTACCGCCTCGGTCAGCCGGTATTTGATGTCAAGGAGTGTCAGCAGCGCGGCACTACCTATGCCGCGCCACTGCGGGTCAGGGTGCGATTGGTGATCTACGACAAGGAGGCTGCCCAGAGTGCCTCAGTGGTCAAGGACATCAAGGAACAGGAGGTCTACATGGGCGAGATCCCGCTCATGTCCGAGAATGGCACGTTCATTATCAATGGTACCGAACGCGTCATCGTATCCCAGTTGCACCGCTCGCCTGGCGTGTTCTTCGAGCATGACAAGGGCAAAACACACTCATCGGGCAAGCTGCTGTTTTCGGCGCGTGTCATACCCTACCGTGGATCGTGGCTGGATTTCGAGTTCGACCCCAAGGACATTATTTACGTGCGCATCGACCGCCGGCGCAAACTGCCGGCTACCGTATTGCTGCGGGCGCTTGAGTACACCAATGAGCAGATAATCGAGATGTTCTTTGATACCAACACCTTCAAGTTGGACAAGGAGAAGATCCGGCTTGAGTTGGTGCCATCGCGCTTGCGCGGTGAGACCATGTCGTTCGATATCTGCGACAGCAAGGGCAAGGTGATTGTCGAAGAGGGCCGTCGAGTGACTGCCCGCCATATACGTGACATCGAAAAGGCTGGGCTTAAGGCGCTTGATCTGCCGCAGGACTATCTGGTGGGTAAGGTCATCGCGCATACGGTGATCGACAAGGCCACGGGTGAAGTGCTGGCCAATGCCAATGATGAGATCACAGCTGAAATGCTGGATATGATCCGCAAGGCGGGCGTGAAAGAAATAAAGACACTTTATGTCAATGATCTTGACCGTGGCCCGTATGTTTCTGACACGCTACGGGTTGACAGTACGAAGAGTGCGCTGGAAGCTCAAATAGAAATCTATCGCATGATGCGCCCGGGTGAGCCACCCAACAAGGATGCCGCCCAGACGCTGTTTACCAACCTGTTTTTCAGCCCGGAGCGCTATGACCTGTCGCCGGTTGGGCGCATGAAGTTTAACGCCCGGGTGGGTCGTGGCGAGACCACGGGCGAAGGTATCCTGTCAAAAAATGACATCATTGATGTTCTCAAGGTGCTGATTGGCATCAAGAACGGCAGTGGTACCGTGGATGATATCGACCACCTCGGTAACCGGCGCGTGCGCTGCGTAGGCGAGATGATCGAAAACCAGTTCCGCATCGGACTGGTGCGCGTCGAGCGTGCTGTGAAGGAGCGCCTGAGCGTGGCCGAGACCGAGAACCTCACGCCGCAGGAACTTATTAATGCCAAACCGGTAGCTGCGGCAGTAAAGGAATTCTTCGGTTCAAGTCAGCTGTCGCAGTTCATGGATCAGAACAACCCGTTGTCCGAAATCACCCACAAGCGTCGTGTCTCGGCGTTGGGGCCGGGTGGCTTGACGCGTGAGCGCGCCGGCTTCGAAGTGCGTGACGTGCATCCCACCCATTACGGACGGGTATGTCCGATTGAGACGCCGGAAGGGCCAAATATCGGCCTCATCAACTCGCTTGCAGTCTATGCGCGGGTCAATGCGTATGGCTTCCTGGAGACACCCTATCGCAAGGTGGAAAATGGTCGTGTAACGGATCGCATCGACTACATGTCGGCGATCGAAGAGGGTCGATATGTAATCGCCCAGGCCAATGCCACTCTGGATGAAAAGGGTCGTCTGGTGGATGAGCTGGTTTCATCGCGGCACGACAACGAATTTGCCCTGTCAACGCCAGACCGCGTGGAATACATAGATGTGTCACCGCGTCAGATTGTGTCAGTCGCTGCCTCACTGATCCCGTTTCTCGAGCACGATGACGCCAACCGTGCACTGATGGGCTCCAACATGCAGCGTCAGGCCGTGCCAACACTGAAGGCCGAAAAGCCGCTGGTAGGTACGGGTATTGAGCGCGCTGTGGCTATCGACTCGGGCGTGGTGGTGGTGGCAAAGCGTGGTGGGCGTGTGGATTCAGTCGATGCCGCCCGCATCGTTGTGCGCGTCAATGATAATGAAACCGCCGCCGGAGAGCAGGGCGTGGACATCTACAATCTCACCAAATACATGCGCTCCAACCAGAATACCTGTATCAATCAGCGCCCGCTGGTGAATATCGGTGATGTTATAGCCTGCGGCGACGTGCTGGCCGACGGCCCGTCGACCGACAACGGCGAACTGGCGCTGGGCCAGAACGTGCTGGTCGCATTTATGCCCTGGCATGGCTACAACTTTGAAGATTCGATTCTGATTTCCGAGCGCCTGGTGGAGGAGGAGCGCTTCACCACCATTCACATCGAAGAACTGACCTGTGTCGCGCGTGATACCAAGCTGGGCTCGGAAGAAATCACTGCTGATATTCCGAACGTGGGCGAAAGCGCGCTGGCCAAGCTGGATGAATCGGGCATCGTCTACATCGGCGCAGAGGTCAAGACCGGTGACGTTCTGGTGGGTAAGGTGACGCCGAAGGGCGAGACCCAGCTTACCCCTGAAGAGCGGTTGCTACGTGCCATATTCGGCGAAAAGGCCTCGGACGTGAAGGACACCAGTCTGCGCGTGCCTTCTGGCATGGTGGGCACGGTAATCGACGTGCACGTGTTTACACGTGACGGGGTCGAAAAGGACGCCCGCGCCAAAGAAATTGAAAACGCTGAGCTGGCGAACTTCAAGAAGGATCTGCGCGATCAGCTGCGCATCATGGAGGATGACCTGTATCAGCGTGTTGAAGAAATGCTGACAGGCAAGACTGCGCAGGGTGGGCCCAAAGGGCTGAAGAGTGGCACCAAGATCACCAAGGCCTATCTGGCCGAAGTGGCCCATGAAAAATGGTTCGAAATCCGGTTGGGTAATGAAGCTGCCAATGAGCAGCTCGAGCGCATGAGTGCGCAACTCAAGCAGCAACGCAAGGACTCCGATGCCAAGTTCGACGAGAAACGTGCCAAGCTGGCTGCCGGTGACGAACTCGCCCCTGGCGTACTGAAAATGGTGAAGGTGTATCTGGCTGTGAAGCGCCGTATACAGCCCGGTGACAAGATGGCCGGGCGTCATGGTAACAAGGGTGTAGTGTCCATGATCGTACCGGTCGAAGACATGCCTTATGCCGCAGACGGTACCCCGATCGATATCGTACTCAATCCGCTCGGCGTACCGTCGCGCATGAATGTCGGCCAGGTGCTGGAGGTTCATCTCGGCTGGGCTGCGAAGGGCTTGGGTTTAAAAATTGGCCGCATGCTTGCCGCGCAGGATGACATCAAGGACGTGCGCAAGCTTCTGGATCGTATCTACAACACCAGCGGTAAAAAAGAGGATCTGAAGTCGCTCAATGACGCAGAGATTATTACGCTGGCCCAAAATCTGTGTGCTGGCGTACCTACAGCCACCCCGGTATTTGACGGTGCAACCGAGGCCGAAATCAAGCAGATGCTTGCGCTCGCTGACCTGCCCGAAAGCGGCCAGACCACGCTCTATGACGGTCGCAGTGGCGAGGCCTTTGCGCGTCAGATTACGGTGGGTTACATGTACATGCTGAAGTTGAACCATCTGGTGGATGACAAGATGCATGCCCGTTCCACGGGCCCGTACAGCCTGGTTACCCAGCAGCCGTTGGGTGGCAAGGCCCAGTTTGGTGGCCAGCGCTTCGGTGAAATGGAGGTGTGGGCGCTTGAGGCCTATGGTGCGGCCTACACCCTGCAGGAAATGCTGACGGTGAAATCTGACGACGTGGCTGGTCGCACCAAGATGTACAAGAATATTGTTGATGGCGATCATCGCATGGAACCCAGCATGCCTGAGTCGTTTAACGTGCTGACCAAGGAAATACGTTCGCTCGGTATTGATATCGAGCTGGAACAAAAATGA
- the rplJ gene encoding 50S ribosomal protein L10 encodes MTLNIDDKKRIVTEVAAIAANAKSVVAAEYRGLTVEQLTALRMGARQNGVYLRVVRNTLARRAFADTEFACLQDALVGPLLLAFSREEPGAAPKLISDFAKLNERLIIKAGAFNGKLMQPAEIDKLARMPTRDQAISLLMAVMKAPVGKLARTLAAVRDQKQAA; translated from the coding sequence GTGACACTGAATATTGATGACAAGAAACGTATTGTGACTGAGGTTGCGGCCATTGCGGCCAATGCCAAATCGGTGGTGGCGGCGGAATATCGCGGTCTTACCGTCGAGCAGTTGACCGCTTTGCGGATGGGCGCGCGCCAGAATGGTGTATATCTGCGCGTAGTGCGTAACACGCTTGCCCGTCGCGCATTCGCCGACACCGAGTTTGCCTGCCTGCAAGATGCTTTGGTCGGGCCTTTGCTGCTCGCGTTTTCTCGCGAGGAGCCGGGGGCCGCACCGAAACTCATCAGCGATTTTGCGAAGCTGAATGAGAGGCTGATTATCAAGGCTGGTGCGTTCAACGGCAAGCTCATGCAGCCTGCCGAGATCGACAAGCTGGCCAGGATGCCAACGCGCGATCAGGCGATCAGTCTGTTGATGGCGGTGATGAAAGCCCCCGTTGGCAAGCTGGCGCGGACGCTCGCTGCAGTGCGCGACCAAAAACAGGCTGCGTGA
- the rplL gene encoding 50S ribosomal protein L7/L12, whose amino-acid sequence MAVTKEDILESVSNMTVMEIVDLISAMEEKFGVTAAVAAAAGPAAGAAAAEEQTEFTLTMTKFGENKVGVIKVIRTVTGLGLKEAKDLVEGAPSVVKEGIPKKDAEDIKKQLEEAGATAEIK is encoded by the coding sequence ATGGCTGTAACCAAAGAAGACATTCTGGAAAGCGTAAGCAACATGACCGTGATGGAAATTGTGGATCTGATCTCCGCCATGGAAGAGAAGTTTGGTGTTACTGCGGCAGTCGCTGCGGCTGCCGGTCCTGCTGCAGGTGCCGCAGCAGCGGAGGAGCAGACGGAATTCACCCTCACCATGACCAAGTTCGGCGAGAACAAGGTCGGCGTGATCAAGGTGATCCGCACGGTTACTGGTCTCGGCCTCAAGGAAGCCAAGGATCTGGTGGAGGGCGCGCCTTCGGTGGTCAAGGAAGGCATACCCAAGAAGGACGCCGAGGATATCAAGAAGCAACTGGAAGAGGCAGGCGCTACCGCCGAGATCAAATAA